CCCCCAGTGGCAAGCCGAGTAGTACGGTGAGCCCCAGGGCCGCACCGAGCATGCTGAGCGTTTCGACACCGGCCTGGGCGATCTCCATCCAATCGACATTGGCGAGCAGTTCGTTCATGGGCGCGCCCTCAGTTCCAGTCGTGCCGGGTGGGTTTGATGCCGTTCAACGCCCAATTGCCCACCAGGTGATACTTCCACCGCACCGGGTCGTGAAGGGTATGCACACGCGCGTTGCGCCAGTGGCGATCGTGGTTGTAGCGGGTCAGCGACGAGCGCGTGCCACCGAGTTCGAACAGGCGGTTACTGGCCTCGATGGCCACTTCGGTGGTCAGCACCTTGGCCTTGGCAACGGCGATAGAGGCTGCGGCAACATTGTTTTCGTCCGGCGCCGGTTTGGCCGCATCCAGCACCCAGCCGGCGCGTTCGAGCAAGGCTTCGGCCGCCTCCTGGCGGATTTCCAGGGCGCCGACCTGAATGATCGTCAAAGGGTCTTCGCTGGCCTTCTCGACCTTGGCATCGACCCATGGCCGGGCGTGCTCGCGGACGAAGGCAATGGTGTCGTCCAGGGCCGCCCGGGCGATGCCTGCGTCGATGGCGGCCGTGGTGAGTTGGGCGAAGGGGCCTGCCAGCGTCGGGTTGTCGTAGGAGCGGTAGGTGGGGAAGAGGTTGAGCGCCGGTACCCGCAAGCCGTCCAGCAGCACGGTGCCGCTTGAAGTGGTGCGCTGGCCCATGCTGCTCCAGTCATCGATCACCACCAGGCCCGGGGTGCCACGCGGCACGAATGCAAGCTGGGCGCGGCCCTGTTCATCCAGCGCCAGCACGCCTATCCAGTGGGCGTACAACGACCCTGTGCAGTAGCCTTTTTTGCCGTCGATGCGGTAGCCGTCACCCTCGGCGACCAGGCGTGTACGGATGTCCTGGACGGTCTTGCCGCCGGTTTCCGACAGCGCATTGGCAAAGCGATGCCCTTGCAGGGCTAGATTGAAGAAGTAGTGCTTCTGCTGCTCGGTGCCTTGCAGGCGGATGTCTTCGAGCAGGCAATAGTGGTTTTGCGGGATCTGCCCCAGCGACGGGTCCGCCGCCGAAACAATGGCAATGACCTGCGCCAGCGTGGCAAAGGACACTTCGGCACCGCCATGCACGCGTGGCACGGTAATGCCCCAGAGCCCACTGTTGGAGAACGCATCGACGATGTCGGCGGGTACTTCGCGGGTTCGATCACGTTGCGCAGCCCCTTCGCGAAGCAGGGCTGCTATCTGGTGGGCGACTGAAAGCGCTTCGGCATCGTCGCGGATGACATGGGCCGCTGGGTCGCGGATTTCGTAAAAGGCAGAGATGAATTCGGTAGACATGGACTGCTCGTGTGAGGTCGGTTGTCTATCGATAGCATCTGTCATGCCAAAGATTAACTTCAGTTAAATCAATGTCTTGAGAGGGTGTTACGGCAGTGCTCCTGTTTGCCTGCGCGGCTAATTGTTGATCCCCTGTCCGTGTCCCAACAGTGCCTGCAAAGTCAACGAGCCTAAAGCCCCCAGTGCTTCAATGCCCACAGCGCGCCCATACCCATGCCCAGCGTCAGCAGCGTGCTACGCGTACGCCAGGCAACCAGTCCCGCCAGTATCGCTGCGGGAATCTGCGGGTTCATCCAGTCGAAGTCGGCGTGTCGGTCAGGGAACACCACGGCGGGCAGCACCAGCGCGGCCAGTACGCTGGCCGGCACATAGGCCAGCGCGCGACGAAACAGCGGCGGGATGCGCAGCACGGTGTAGAACTCGATGAAAGACAACCGGACAGCGAAGGTGCCCAGGCCGATCAACAGGAAGGTTATCCACTGGCTCATTTCGCTCATCATGCATCCTGCTCGACTTTTTCATCCGCCACGGGCTGTACGGTTTTTGTTTTCTGCAGGCCCTCAAGGGTCAAGCCGGTGATGATCCCGCCCAGTGCGCCCGCCAACAGGCCCAGGTTATAGGGCAGGTCGATCGCCAGCACCGCGAGCACCCCGCCGACCAGCGCCGCGCCGAGCGTCGCCCGGTTGCGAATGCTGGGGACCAGCAGCGCGAGGAACGACAAGGGGATGGCAAAGCCCAGCGACCAGTCTTCGGGAATCCCTGCACCGAGGTACATGCCCGCCAGCACCGAAAGGTTCCAGCCGAACCACATGGTGATCGCCGTGCCGGCGTAGTAGTGAAAGGCGAAACGCCCGAGCTCGCCCGAAGACATTTTCAACGAACACAAGGCAAAGGACTGGTCCGAAAGCAGATAGGCCATCGGCCATTTGTGGCGTCGTGGCAGGTGGCCAAGGTGCGGGGCGAGGCTTGCGCTGTACATCAGGAAGCGAAGGTTGATCACCAGCGCGGTGACCACCATGGTCACCGGGAGGGCGCCGTTTTGCATCAACTGCATCACCACCATCTGCGCCGAGCCGGAGTAGAACAGCAACGTCATGCCGAGGGCATCGGCTGGCGACAGGCCCATGCCAATGGCCGTAACCCCGGTGATCAAGCCGAACGGCACGACGCCGGAGGTCAATGGCAGAACGCTGTGTGCGCCTTGCCTGAACGCTTGGCTCGCACTGGGGTACGGCATGATAATTCCTTGACGGTAGTCGGGAGGGGCGATGGGCTATGCCAAGGTAATGCGCGTGAGCGTTGGCCACAACGACAGATTTCTGAAATATTAGGCCTAAATCGCTGCGTGCCACTGGGCATGGCCATCGTCGCGTGGAAGCTGCCTGGGGCCAAGGCTAACCAGCGGGTGGCGGCAGTGGAGGAGGCGCTGGTGCAGTTGGCGTGATCGGTGGGGGGTGGTGCCCCCTTGCCTCAGGCCGGGGGCAGCCAAACCAGTCCCCTGTTGCCTCACGCCTGGCGTGCTGTCAGGCCCTGTTCAACTGAGGCGCCTTCCTGCTCGGCTACCTGCTCCTCGATCTTCGCCTGGGTCTTGTGCGCCATGTCGTCTTTCATACGCTGTGCGGGAGAGCATTCATGATTCAGGAAATCACGCCGGCACCCGCCGGCTTCAGTGAGCAGCAGCTGCTGACCTTGTTCGAATTGATCAGCGACGGCATCTGGGACTGGAATGCCAACACCGGCTACGTTTATCGCAACCCGGGCTGGTACGCCCTGCTCGGCTACGCCAGCCATTCCATGGCCAACTCGGTGCTGACGTGGGAAAGCGTCATTCACCCGGAGGACTATCCGCGGGTCATGGCGCATTTTGAGGCCTATATCAACCAGCGCAATGAGCGCTACCTGATCGAGTACCGGTGCCGCTGCCAGGATGGCAGCTACCTGTGGATCGAAGACAGCGGCTACATCATTGCCCGCAACGACGACGGCTCGGTGGCCCGCATGCTCGGCGCCCACCGCAATATCGATGCCGGCAAACGGCGGGTGGCGCAGCTTGAACAGCAGAACCTGTCGCTGGAGAGCCTGGTGGCCGAACGCACCCGTGAGCTGTCTTGGGTCAACCAGCAATTGCAGCGCCAACTGGATGAAAACCGCGAACTGGCCGAGCGCGATGCGCTGACCCGCATCGCCAATCGCTATCGGCTGGAAAAGGTGTTGCAGCTGGAATGCGAGCGCGCCCATCGCTTCCGCCAGCCGTTGTCGCTGATAGCCATGGACGTGGACGACTTCAAACCGATCAACGACCACTACGGCCATGCCCGTGGCGATGCGGCGTTGATCCAGGTTGTCGACAATCTGCGCACCTGCCTGCGCGAGCATGACCTGCTGGCCCGTTGGGGCGGTGACGAGTTCGTCATCGTGTTGCCGCAGACCTCACTGGCCGAGGCGCTTGAGGTGGCGGCCCAGTTACGCCAGGTGATGGAGCAGGTTGAGCCGGTCGGCGACTGTCGCCTGACCATGAGCTATGGGGTGGTGCAATGGCAGGAAGGTGAGGACCAGCATGACGTGCTGGCCCGTGCGGACAAGGCCCTGTATCGCGCCAAGGGGGCGGGCAAAAACGCCGTAGCCGAATGACCTGACGGCCTCTTCGCAGCACAAGGCTGCTCCACAGTCAGAATGAAAAAAGACCCGCTGCGCCTTGGGCGCAGCGGGCCAAATCGGCCTCAGCCGCTTCAGTGTCAGATATGCAGGGCGTGGCCCAGTGCGCGCAATGCGGCTTCCTGTACCGCTTCACCCAGCGTCGGGTGGGCGTGGATGGTGCCGGCGATGTCCTCCAGGCATGCACCCATTTCCAGCGACTGGGCAAAGGCCGTGGACAGCTCCGAGACCGCCACGCCCACCGCCTGCCAACCCAGGATCAGGTGATTGTCGCGGCGCGCCACCACGCGTACGAAGCCGGCCTTGGACTCAAGGCTCATGGCCCGGCCGTTGGCGGCGAACGGGAACTGCGCGACGATGCAATCCAGGCCTTGTTGGCTGGCTTGCTCAGGGGTTTTGCCAACCACCACGATCTCCGGGTCGGTGAAGCACACCGCAGCGATTGCACTGGGTTCGAAGCGTCGTGCCTTGCCGGCGATGATCTCGGCGACCATCTCGCCCTGGGCCATGGCCCGGTGCGCGAGCATCGGCTCACCGGCCACGTCGCCGATGGCCCAGACATTGCGCATGCTGGTCTGGCAGCGCTCGTCGATAGCGATGGCGGCGCCGTTCATCTTCAGCTCGAGCGATTCCAGGTTGAAACCTTGCGTACGCGGGCGGCGACCTACAGCCACCAGCACCCTGTCGGCTTCCAGGCGCAGTTGCTCGCCCTGGCCGTCACGGGCCAGCAGGCAACCGTTGTCGTAACCTTCGACGCTATGGCCCAGGTACACGGCGATACCTAGCTTCTTCATCGCCTCGGCCACGGGGGCGGTCAATTCGCTGTCGTAGGTGGGCAGGATGCGCTCGCGCGCTTCCACCACGCTCACCTGGGCGCCCAGCTTGCGGTAGGCAATGCCCAGCTCCAGGCCGATATAGCCACCGCCCACCACCACCAGGTGCTGCGGCAAGGCCTCAGGGGCCAGTGCCTCGGTCGAGGAAATGATCGGCCCGCCGATGGGCAGCATGGGCAGTTCGACGCTGTTCGAGCCTGTGGCCAGCAACAGGTGCTCGCACTGAATACGCTGGCCGTCGACGTCGACATGCTTGCCGTCGAGGATCTTCGCCCAGCCATGGATCACCTTGACCCCGTGCTTTTTCAGCAAGGCAGCCACGCCAGTGGTCAGGCGGTCGACGATGCCGTCCTTCCAGGCCACGCTGCGGGTGATGTCCAGGCGTGGCGAGCTGACACTGATGCCCAGTGCCGACGGCTCGGTATAGCACGAGGTCTGGTGGAACTGCTCGGCGACATGGATCAACGCCTTGGACGGAATGCAGCCGACGTTCAGGCAGGTGCCGCCCAGCGCCTGGCCTTCCACCAGCACGGTGGGGATACCCAGTTGCCCGGCGCGGATGGCGGCCACATAGCCGCCAGGGCCACCGCCGATGATCAGCAGGGTGGTTTCGATAGTCTGTTGCATGCTCACTCCACGAACAGGCAGGCGGGTTGCTCAAGCAGGCCACGCACGGCCTGGATGAACAGCGCGGCATCCATGCCGTCGACCACGCGGTGGTCGAACGAGCTGGACAGGTTCATCATCTTGCGTATGACGATCTGGCCGTCGATCACCATCGGCCGTTCGACCATGCGGTTGACGCCGACGATCGCCACTTCCGGGGTGTTGACTACCGGCGTGCTGACGATGCCGCCCAGCGCGCCGAGGCTGGTCAAGGTGATGGTCGAGCCGGACAGCTCGTCGCGGCTGGCCTTGTTGCTGCGTGCGGCGGTTGCCAGGCGCGCGATCTCGCTGGCATTGCTCCACAGGCTGCCGGCCTCGGCATGGCGCAGTACCGGCACCATCAGGCCGTTGTCGCCCTGGGTAGCGATGCCCACATGCACCGCACCATGGCGGGTGATGATTTGCGCTTCGTCGTCATAGGTGGCATTGATCTGCGGGAAATCGCGCAGGGCCACGACCAGGGCGCGGACCAGGAACGGCAGCAAGGTCAGCTTGCCGCGGCTGTCACCGTGCTTCTGGTTGAGCTGCTGGCGCAGGGCTTCCAGGGCGGTGACGTCGATTTCTTCAACGTAGCTGAAGTGCGCGACCCGGCGCTTGGCGTCCTGCATGCGCTGGGCGATCTTGCGGCGCAGGCCGATGACTTGCACCTGCTCGCTGTCGGTACGCTTGGCGTAGCCGCCAGGGGCTTGCCCGGCGGTGGTTTGCGGCTTGCTCATGAAGGCGTCGAGGTCTTCGTGCAGGATGCGTCCGGCTGGGCCGCTGCCATGTACGTAGCGCAGTTCGATACCGGCATCCAGGGCGCGCTTGCGCACGGCCGGGGAGGCCAGTGGCTTGTCGCCGGCCTGGCGCGGCACGATGGGCGCAGCCGCGTGGGTAGCGGCGGCCTGGCAGGCGGGTGCTGGCGCTGCGGCACGCGCTTGCGGCGCGCTGGCCACTGGCGCGGCTACTGCCTCGGCCGGCTTGGCTTCGGCTTGCTGGGGCTGCGGCGTGTCGACATGGTTGCCGCTGCCTTCCACTTCGATGCGGATCAGCTCGCTGCCGACCGCCATCACTTCACCTGGCTGGCCGCCCAGGGCCAGCACCTTGCCACTGACTGGCGAAGGGATTTCCACGGTTGCCTTGTCGGTCATGACATCGGCCACCACCTGGTCTTCGGCGATCACATCGCCGACCTTGACGAACCACTCGACCAACTCGACTTGCGCGATGCCTTCGCCGATGTCCGGCATCTTGATGACGTGCGTGCCCATTCAGACCTCCATGACCCGTTTCAATGCCGCACCTACCCGCGAAGGCCCTGGGAAGTAAGCCCATTCCTGTGCGTGGGGGTAGGGGGTGTCCCAACCGGTGACGCGCTCGATCGGCGCTTCGAGGTGATGGAAGCAGTGCTCCTGGACCAGCGACACCAGCTCGGCACCGAAACCGCAGGTGCGGGTAGCCTCGTGCACCACCACGCAGCGGCCGGTCTTTTTCACCGACGCGACGATGGTTTCCAGGTCCAGCGGCCACAGGCTGCGCAGGTCGATGACCTCGGCGTCGACACCGGTTTCTTCAGCGGCCACTTGTGCCACGTAAACCGTGGTGCCGTAGGTCAGCACGGTAACGTCGTTGCCGGGGCGGGTGATGGCGGCCTTGTCCAGCGGCACGGTGTAGTAGCCATCCGGCACGGCGCTGTGTGGGTGCTTCGACCACGGCGTCACGGGGCGGTCGTGGTGGCCGTCGAACGGGCCGTTGTAGAGGCGTTTGGGCTCAAGGAAAATGACCGGGTCGTCGCATTCGATCGAAGCGATCAACAGGCCCTTGGCGTCATAGGGGTTGGACGGCATGACCGTGCGCAGCCCGCACACCTGGGTGAACATTGCTTCTGGGCTCTGGCTGTGGGTCTGGCCGCCGTAGATGCCACCACCGCACGGCATGCGCAGGGTCAGCGGGGAGATGAACTCACCGGCCGAGCGATAACGCAGGCGGGCCATTTCCGACACGATCTGGTCGGAGGCCGGGTAGAAGTAGTCGGCAAACTGGATTTCCACCACCGGGCGCAGGCCGTAGGCACCCATGCCCACGGCAGTACCGACGATACCGCTTTCGGAGATCGGCGCGTCGAACACGCGCGACTTGCCGTACTTGGTCTGCAGGCCTTCGGTGCAGCGGAACACGCCGCCGAAGTAACCGACGTCCTGGCCGTAGACCACGACATTGTCGTCACGCTCAAGCATGATGTCCATGGCCGAGCGCAGGGCCTGGATCATGGTCATGGTAGTGGTGGCCATGGCGGTTTCCGGGTTGATGCTGTTGTTGTGGTCGTTCATCTCAAACCCCCAGTTCCTGGCGTTGACGGCGCAGGTGTTCGGGCATTTCCTTGTACACGTCCTCGAACATCGAGGCCGCGCTTGGGATATGGCCGTTGGCCAGGGTGCCGTACTGTTCGGCTTCTTTCTGTGCAGCGATGACGGCGGCCTCGAACTCGGCGGTGACCGCCTGGTGTTCTTCCTCGGACCAGTGGCCGATCTTGATCAGGTGCTGCTTCAGGCGGGTGATCGGGTCACCCAGCGGGAAGTGGCTCCAGTCATCGGCAGGCCGGTATTTGGACGGGTCGTCGGAGGTCGAGTGCGGGCCGGCACGGTAGGTGACCCATTCGATCAGGCACGGGCCCAGGCCACGGCGGGCGCGTTCGGCGGCCCAGCGCGAGGCTGCGTACACGGCGACGAAGTCGTTGCCGTCGACGCGCAGGGAGGCGATGCCACACCCCACGCCACGGCCGGCAAAGGTGGTCGATTCACCCCCGGCAATGGCCTGGAAGGTGGAGATTGCCCACTGGTTGTTGACCACGTTGAGGATGACCGGCGCGCGGTACACGTGGGCGAAGGTCAGGGCGGTGTGGAAGTCCGACTCGGCAGTGGCGCCATCGCCGATCCAGGCCGAGGCGATCTTGGTATCGCCCTTGATCGCCGAGGCCATGGCCCAGCCGACCGCCTGCACGAACTGGGTCGCCAGGTTGCCGCTGATGGTGAAGAAGCCTGCCTCGCGCACCGAATACATGATCGGCAGCTGGCGGCCCTTGAGCGGGTCGCGCTCGTTGGACAGCAGCTGGCAGATCATCTCCACCAGCGACACGTCGCGGGCCATCAGGATGCTTTGCTGGCGGTAGGTGGGGAAGCACATGTCGGTGCGGTTCAGGGCCAGGGCCTGGGCGCTGCCGATGGCTTCTTCGCCCAGGCTCTGCATGTAGAAGGACATCTTTTTCTGGCGCTGGGCAACCACCATGCGGCTGTCGAAGATGCGCGTCTTGAGCATGGCGCGCATGCCTTGACGCAGTACCTGTGGGTCGATGTCTTCGGCCCATGGGCCCAGGGCGTCACCGTGCTCGTCCAGCACGCGGATCAGGCTGTTGGACAGCTCTGCGGTGTCGGCAGCATCGACGTCGATAGAAGGTTTACGGACAACACCTGCATCGTTCAGACGCAGGTAGGAAAAATCGGTCTGGCAGCCTGGCCGGCCGGTGGGCTCGGGCACATGCAAACGCAGGGGGGCGTACTCGTTCATGCTTTTTACGCTCGCTCGAATGTTGTTTTTGTGAGCTCTGAAGCGGCCGCCGCTGAGTACCGGCTTGTGACTGGTAAGTCAGCGTCCTGTACATCTTAGTGGCACAGCAGAAGAATTTTTCTCTCAAGTTGGTTGCCTTTGCCTACGGGCGCAGATAAACATTCCGCATAAACACAAAAAACCGGTGAATTTGTCTCATGCGCAAACTCGATCGTACGGATATCGGCATTCTCAACAGTCTTCAGGAAAACGCGCGCATCACCAATGCGGAGCTGGCGCGCTCGGTGAACCTGTCGCCCACCCCCTGTTTCAACCGGGTCAAGGCCTTGGAAGAGCTGGGGGTGATCCGCCAGCAGGTGACGTTGTTGTCGCCTGAGGCGCTGGGGCTGGATGTAAATGTATTCATTCATGTGAGCCTGGAAAAACAGGTGGAGCAATCGCTGCACCGCTTCGAGGAAGAAATCGCCGAGCGCCCCGAGGTGATGGAGTGCTACCTGATGACCGGGGATCCGGATTACCTGCTGCGGGTGCTGTTGCCGAGCATTCAGGCGCTGGAGCGGTTTCTCGATTACCTGACGCGGTTGCCGGGGGTGGCGAATATCCGGTCGAGTTTTGCCTTGAAACAGGTGCGGTATAAAACGGCGTTGCCGTTGCCTTCCAATGGGATGACGTTGCGGGAATGAGGGTTGCCCATTCCGGCCTCTTTGCGGGGCAAGCCCGCGCCCACGGGTACATGCTTTCGCTCAGTTTCGGCGGTATATCTGTGGGAGCGGGCTTGCCCCGCGAAGAGGCCAGCACAGCAATCAAGTCAGGTGCTTGATATTTTAAACACCCCCAGCCTATGTTGTTGTCAGCCTATAACAACAAGGACAAGCGTCATGACCACCCCCGGCCCGAATACCCTCGCCGAGCACCTCCAGGGCATCGATGAAATCGAATGCGTCACCCCCGACCTCAACGGTGTACCGCGCGGCAAGGTGATGACCGCCGAGGGGTTCCTCGAAGGCCGGCGCCTGCAGATGGCCCGCGGCGTACTGCTGCAATGCATCATGGGAGGCTACCCCCCGGCAAGGTTTTACGGCAGCGATGACGGTGATCTGGCGCTGGTGGCTGAGCCCAGCCAAATCCATCGCCTGCCCTGGAGTGACGACGGGCGCGCCTTGGCCATTTGCGATGCCAACGAACTGGATGGCAGGTCTTCTGCGTTGTCCACCCGTGGTCAGCTCAAGGCGGTGATCGCCCGCTACGCAGCCTTGGGCCTGGCGCCCGTGGTGGCGACGGAGCTCGAATTCTTTGTCTTCGCACCCAATACCGACCCGCTGCAGCCGTTTGTGCCGCCGCTGGGCAAGGATGGCCGCCGGGAGCTTGGTCATTCGGCGTTCAGTGTCAGCTCCAACAACGGCTTGCGACCGTTCTTCAACGAGGTCTACGCGTGCATGGCGGCGCTCGGCCTGCCGCGTGACACCTTCATGCACGAGATGGGCATCAGCCAGTTCGAGATCAACCTGTTGCACGGTGACCCACTGCTGCTGGCCGACCAGACGTTCCTGTTCAAGCACCTGCTCAAGGAAGTGGCGCTCAAGCATGGGCTGACCGTGGTGTGCATGGCCAAGCCGTTGGCGAAAACCCCCGGCAGTTCCATGCACATCCACCAGAGCCTGGTGGAGATCGGCAGCGGGCGTAACGTGTTCAGCGATGACCAGGGGCAGCCGAC
The sequence above is drawn from the Pseudomonas putida genome and encodes:
- a CDS encoding sensor domain-containing diguanylate cyclase; its protein translation is MIQEITPAPAGFSEQQLLTLFELISDGIWDWNANTGYVYRNPGWYALLGYASHSMANSVLTWESVIHPEDYPRVMAHFEAYINQRNERYLIEYRCRCQDGSYLWIEDSGYIIARNDDGSVARMLGAHRNIDAGKRRVAQLEQQNLSLESLVAERTRELSWVNQQLQRQLDENRELAERDALTRIANRYRLEKVLQLECERAHRFRQPLSLIAMDVDDFKPINDHYGHARGDAALIQVVDNLRTCLREHDLLARWGGDEFVIVLPQTSLAEALEVAAQLRQVMEQVEPVGDCRLTMSYGVVQWQEGEDQHDVLARADKALYRAKGAGKNAVAE
- a CDS encoding alpha-ketoacid dehydrogenase subunit beta yields the protein MNDHNNSINPETAMATTTMTMIQALRSAMDIMLERDDNVVVYGQDVGYFGGVFRCTEGLQTKYGKSRVFDAPISESGIVGTAVGMGAYGLRPVVEIQFADYFYPASDQIVSEMARLRYRSAGEFISPLTLRMPCGGGIYGGQTHSQSPEAMFTQVCGLRTVMPSNPYDAKGLLIASIECDDPVIFLEPKRLYNGPFDGHHDRPVTPWSKHPHSAVPDGYYTVPLDKAAITRPGNDVTVLTYGTTVYVAQVAAEETGVDAEVIDLRSLWPLDLETIVASVKKTGRCVVVHEATRTCGFGAELVSLVQEHCFHHLEAPIERVTGWDTPYPHAQEWAYFPGPSRVGAALKRVMEV
- a CDS encoding glutamine synthetase family protein codes for the protein MTAEGFLEGRRLQMARGVLLQCIMGGYPPARFYGSDDGDLALVAEPSQIHRLPWSDDGRALAICDANELDGRSSALSTRGQLKAVIARYAALGLAPVVATELEFFVFAPNTDPLQPFVPPLGKDGRRELGHSAFSVSSNNGLRPFFNEVYACMAALGLPRDTFMHEMGISQFEINLLHGDPLLLADQTFLFKHLLKEVALKHGLTVVCMAKPLAKTPGSSMHIHQSLVEIGSGRNVFSDDQGQPTETFLHFIGGLQACMADFTALFAPNVNSYQRLCHPYASPNNACWSEDNRAAGLRIPASAPVARRVENRLPGADANPYLAIAASLAAGLHGIEQRLQPTPAIQGEFEVPEHLSLPCTLHAALERLKRSALARELFGTEFIEGYVATKTLELTDFFDEITPWERRVLAAQA
- a CDS encoding dihydrolipoamide acetyltransferase family protein — protein: MGTHVIKMPDIGEGIAQVELVEWFVKVGDVIAEDQVVADVMTDKATVEIPSPVSGKVLALGGQPGEVMAVGSELIRIEVEGSGNHVDTPQPQQAEAKPAEAVAAPVASAPQARAAAPAPACQAAATHAAAPIVPRQAGDKPLASPAVRKRALDAGIELRYVHGSGPAGRILHEDLDAFMSKPQTTAGQAPGGYAKRTDSEQVQVIGLRRKIAQRMQDAKRRVAHFSYVEEIDVTALEALRQQLNQKHGDSRGKLTLLPFLVRALVVALRDFPQINATYDDEAQIITRHGAVHVGIATQGDNGLMVPVLRHAEAGSLWSNASEIARLATAARSNKASRDELSGSTITLTSLGALGGIVSTPVVNTPEVAIVGVNRMVERPMVIDGQIVIRKMMNLSSSFDHRVVDGMDAALFIQAVRGLLEQPACLFVE
- a CDS encoding AzlC family ABC transporter permease, which codes for MPYPSASQAFRQGAHSVLPLTSGVVPFGLITGVTAIGMGLSPADALGMTLLFYSGSAQMVVMQLMQNGALPVTMVVTALVINLRFLMYSASLAPHLGHLPRRHKWPMAYLLSDQSFALCSLKMSSGELGRFAFHYYAGTAITMWFGWNLSVLAGMYLGAGIPEDWSLGFAIPLSFLALLVPSIRNRATLGAALVGGVLAVLAIDLPYNLGLLAGALGGIITGLTLEGLQKTKTVQPVADEKVEQDA
- a CDS encoding AzlD domain-containing protein, producing the protein MSEMSQWITFLLIGLGTFAVRLSFIEFYTVLRIPPLFRRALAYVPASVLAALVLPAVVFPDRHADFDWMNPQIPAAILAGLVAWRTRSTLLTLGMGMGALWALKHWGL
- a CDS encoding SfnB family sulfur acquisition oxidoreductase, with the protein product MSTEFISAFYEIRDPAAHVIRDDAEALSVAHQIAALLREGAAQRDRTREVPADIVDAFSNSGLWGITVPRVHGGAEVSFATLAQVIAIVSAADPSLGQIPQNHYCLLEDIRLQGTEQQKHYFFNLALQGHRFANALSETGGKTVQDIRTRLVAEGDGYRIDGKKGYCTGSLYAHWIGVLALDEQGRAQLAFVPRGTPGLVVIDDWSSMGQRTTSSGTVLLDGLRVPALNLFPTYRSYDNPTLAGPFAQLTTAAIDAGIARAALDDTIAFVREHARPWVDAKVEKASEDPLTIIQVGALEIRQEAAEALLERAGWVLDAAKPAPDENNVAAASIAVAKAKVLTTEVAIEASNRLFELGGTRSSLTRYNHDRHWRNARVHTLHDPVRWKYHLVGNWALNGIKPTRHDWN
- a CDS encoding 3-methyl-2-oxobutanoate dehydrogenase (2-methylpropanoyl-transferring) subunit alpha, translated to MNEYAPLRLHVPEPTGRPGCQTDFSYLRLNDAGVVRKPSIDVDAADTAELSNSLIRVLDEHGDALGPWAEDIDPQVLRQGMRAMLKTRIFDSRMVVAQRQKKMSFYMQSLGEEAIGSAQALALNRTDMCFPTYRQQSILMARDVSLVEMICQLLSNERDPLKGRQLPIMYSVREAGFFTISGNLATQFVQAVGWAMASAIKGDTKIASAWIGDGATAESDFHTALTFAHVYRAPVILNVVNNQWAISTFQAIAGGESTTFAGRGVGCGIASLRVDGNDFVAVYAASRWAAERARRGLGPCLIEWVTYRAGPHSTSDDPSKYRPADDWSHFPLGDPITRLKQHLIKIGHWSEEEHQAVTAEFEAAVIAAQKEAEQYGTLANGHIPSAASMFEDVYKEMPEHLRRQRQELGV
- the lpdA gene encoding dihydrolipoyl dehydrogenase, encoding MQQTIETTLLIIGGGPGGYVAAIRAGQLGIPTVLVEGQALGGTCLNVGCIPSKALIHVAEQFHQTSCYTEPSALGISVSSPRLDITRSVAWKDGIVDRLTTGVAALLKKHGVKVIHGWAKILDGKHVDVDGQRIQCEHLLLATGSNSVELPMLPIGGPIISSTEALAPEALPQHLVVVGGGYIGLELGIAYRKLGAQVSVVEARERILPTYDSELTAPVAEAMKKLGIAVYLGHSVEGYDNGCLLARDGQGEQLRLEADRVLVAVGRRPRTQGFNLESLELKMNGAAIAIDERCQTSMRNVWAIGDVAGEPMLAHRAMAQGEMVAEIIAGKARRFEPSAIAAVCFTDPEIVVVGKTPEQASQQGLDCIVAQFPFAANGRAMSLESKAGFVRVVARRDNHLILGWQAVGVAVSELSTAFAQSLEMGACLEDIAGTIHAHPTLGEAVQEAALRALGHALHI
- the bkdR gene encoding Bkd operon transcriptional regulator BkdR; the protein is MRKLDRTDIGILNSLQENARITNAELARSVNLSPTPCFNRVKALEELGVIRQQVTLLSPEALGLDVNVFIHVSLEKQVEQSLHRFEEEIAERPEVMECYLMTGDPDYLLRVLLPSIQALERFLDYLTRLPGVANIRSSFALKQVRYKTALPLPSNGMTLRE